CTGACTCATACAACAGAACTAATAAAACGAGAGCAGAATATGTCATTCTGGCTGAACTCTTAATGACTCCCTTGCAAAGGAACAACTGAACTGCCACAATATTGTAGAGTATAGTGCTTTGGCTACTTTTACAGTAAAACAGCTCAAGTTGGTACCACACAAGCAGTATTGTGGCAGTAGAAAGATACAATGTAGGCTACTTCTAACCAGCACTGAAACATGACAGATTCCCCATGTATGCCTTTTGTGATAAGAGCCGTTTAAAACACACAACCAACTGTCAGGTCAGCTATAACTTCAATATCATGCCCTTGTTCAACAGTTCATGTCCTGAAAAAATCTAAAACGCCTCAACCATGAAACAACTttcataaaaaaatgtattggtgTACACAATGTTCCAGCCAGCTTGAAATCATActtgcatgtgacaaatatgcATATTCAACAGTTAGTTGATAAACACAGACAGGGTCCTGTAGTTACATGTGACATCCTGTCACTGAGAATAACCCAGTCTTAACCATGTAGTGGGAATCAAATCACATGCAGATTGAATCAAAGGCATTTTCTTCTGCTTTTCGCAGTTGTTTCGAGTGAAATTGGAGAAGAATTCATTTTTATGCGCTCTTCATGCCTTAACCTGCTCCACGCATTTCAGTCTGTGTGATGTGGACCTGAGGTCAGCCACAGCTGCTTTCCATTCATCCATACACAGCATTGAGTAATTAAGAGATGTCACGCTTTATACTGAAAATCCAGCATGTTCAATCCCAGCTCTGATCATGACCCAGGAAAGAGAAACCTGATCCGTTACCCTGACAAAAAGCACTTGGAATAGGTAGGGGAGAGAATGGTACCCATATTGCTAATAAAGGAACAAGTAACTCGAACCATTCAAACGTTTCACTCTTCATTAGCAAAGCTATGTCAACATATTTTCTAAATAATGAACTGGGCAATTCCCATACCTTCTGGGCAGTTCAATTTAAAACAAAAACTAAACTTTGCGTGGATAAACAAGGGGATTTTTATTAACGTCAGCACTCGTTCAGTTGCATGGCCTCATGAGGACACAATTACTAGGCTCCAGTCTCTGGACAGGACAAAGCCTGCACCATCGGCCAGGTAAATAATAATAGATGTCAAGTACATATTCATTTCACCCATAGCTAGACATACTGGTCAGAAGATCATATATGCATTCAAATCATTAGGTCAACATGCACCAATTCTTAATTAGATCATAGAGCATAGAGCATAGCAGTCCCAAGACTAAATCCTTGACAGCACTTGTCTGAGGAATCTGGGATTGTTGTTACCCTCTTGTCAGTCAAGCAGAGGATGTAAAGTACAAGATACCAATGATATTTGAATTTTTCCTTTGAAATTCAAGAAGCGTAGGGCAACCAAGCTGTTCACTATGGTCCTGAAATTGTGCATAATTGGCACGAGTACTGTTCCAAAAATACAGTAGCAAGTTTATCGATTTATATACACAATGTCAAAGCACTGTCCGGTATAACAGTGCGGGTGCAACCCAACAATGTTTACTTGCAGGTGATGGTGTCTCACCGATGTCCCATATTCTCCTTTTACATGAAGTCATCCGAATCGTTTCCGTCCTGAAAAAGACACCATTATATATTTCTGACATAATGAATGGTCCTATTCCAACAACACAGTCATATAACTGATTAACAAGCCAGTCTATTTCTGAAAGAAACAGATTATAACTGTTCGGAATTTGTTAATCAACTCACCTCATTTGTTGTCATATTGTCACTCGTCATCAGCGAAGAGTAACTTCTGTTTAGGAACAATTACTGTGTAAGTTCATATCATTCACATAAATGACTATTCACATGGTGTTTTGGGATGCCAGTTGAAGATAGATGATGTAGCTAGGGAGATAAGAGAACTTACTTGAGCTCTTCCAGCTCTCTTTTCTTTTTTATGtcatctttctctttctttttcaGATCTTGTATCTGGGCCTTCTTCTcgtttctctcctccctgtctcgaGACTCTTTCTCTGCTGCTAGATCAGGGTATCGCTCCTCTTTTGTTTTCTCCACCCTGTTCACAATCTCATTGACCTTCTTCTCTACTGCCACGATCTTCACCTACAAAACAGTAGACAAACAGGTTTAAATGATCCTTTCATTTAAATGACCAAAATAGAAAACCAATAGGTCGTcatcaataaaacgtcacaatacgATGCAGAGCGTTCGATTTGGCTGCTGGGGGCAAGAAGAACACCAGCtctgctaaaaccattgacagCTACGTTccattttcaagggattgttaaataaaatgttataactatttggttttaatatcatcacctcttgaagagcatagtcagaactacacatttcgattattccacattttgctctataagagttatacagcaagtaacttcATGAtattcatgatcagtaaacatcaattgatcatgtattttcagatatTTGAGGGTAACCTATCTATttagcatgtagctagctagctaagcaaacaacgtgtaatttagcttgcttcatcagattgggcttttggaaagagcttgacatcggcaaatccTTGTGCTGGTAAAGTTGTCAGTcggactactgtcatcaccactgaaagttagcttgttaactagccatattgacatgatctgttattagctagctagccaatttgacgttgtccatcaatcaatgtagcctatcatgtctgtcagcagcaatTGTGATTAAACACTCTTAAAAACAATGTTGAGCCCACCTATTTTCCTAAACCACTCACACTTATCAGGTATAGTTCACTTTTATCCAATTAATGGAGGCCAATATTGAGAGATATCGTGAGTCTACCCTCAggtatctgaaattacatgatcaattgatgtttactgatcatgaaaatcATGCAGTTACTTGCTTTATAACGCAGATGATAGAACTACATGTGCGGAATTGAACGCTCTGCACCTTATTGTGATGTTTTATTGATAACAACCTATAGAAACGAAGAACATATTAACAACAAAAGATGAGACACATATAAAAGAGACAGATCTGAAAGTAACACAGATTCATTATGCCAACAGAGAGATCACTGACCTCCTTGTGTCGATGGAAACCTATTTGGCCTACATCCATGTCCCCTGTTTTCTTTAGGTTGGCCCATGGTGTGTAGACAACATTGATGTTGTTCATTTTACAACCTGTTAAGAGTAATTAAGAGTTAAAAGGCTATCACCAAGATTTATGCAGATGTTTGTGATATTGTATTAACTACTCTAGTATTCATATCAAACTCACCGGGAAACTCAATGTATTACCTTGGATGCTGTTGTTTTTCACAAGCTGTGCACAGTCAATCAAGACTTCCTTGGGAATATCCTCCATTGTCAGTCCCTTAGGCATTCGTAGGTACACATGGGCAGAAGAGAGTTTATCCACATGAAACCTGTGGACATAATTATTATAACAGCAATAAGGCACACATACTAAAAGAATCAATGACATACATATTACCACAGCACTATTAGCTGATAAAGGACTACAGTACCTTAGCCTAGCTCTAGGGCCACCTTGTGGATATTTTTCAACACTGCAGAGTAATGTATCAGACGAATGTTCAGACTCATCAATGGTCAAATCCCAATAAGAGGCTCATGGTTTCAGTTATAAGTATAGAGAGATATGTTTCTCACCAAATGTCTTCAGGCCATCCATATTTGATGAGATCTTCATCTAATAGTGAGAAATAAGCAGACAGTTAGCTGGGTAGTCATCTTTAATGCTGCTAACAACATGAATCATGGTTTGTTAGAAAACAAGACTTTAAATGACCAGCCACCTACTTTCATATTTGTCTTTCCCCATGTAGATACTGTAGGGAGGTGTAACAActgtaaaataaaaaacaaagcaAAGGTTAATAGTTATAGTTAGCTATATCAACAAGGCTTTGGGGCTAATTAAACACGAATAATATGATCATTTGCCTAGCTACACAGTAGGGTCTGGATAACATAACTATCCATTCTCAGAATAGGACAATTACTCTGCCATCCGCCACTCCACATGATTATTATTCCTAATTAAATGCCTTGCTagctaagctaacgttagctgactaGCTTCATCTGCTGGCTGAATATGTCAACAAACACCCATGATGACTGACAACTCATGGTTATGTGTCAAGAAAGCTTTCTAGCTAGAAatcaaacgtagctagctaacaaaatgATTCAATAATATTATCTAGGCTAGCTGGTTCAGCTAACTATGGGCGGGATAGCCAGCTAAAGACAAGCTCAGTTACTCACCGGCACTCGTGAAGTAAAACACCATCTTGCATGAATCGAAGCAACTGTTTTAAACCTTAGAAACAAAATATGAATGGAGTACTTCACACACTTGCCAATTAACTAAATGTGGTTCATAACGAGATGATAATTGTGCTGACAGTCAATTTCGCATGGAAAGTTGACCCGGAAGTCGTCGGTGGTCACAAACCAACTGTTTCCGCTTAGGTCATGTTGCTCAACATTTTTTTGAGACGCGCTCATTTAGTCATTGGGCGCGCTGTTCAAAAACAGTCTGCACAAGAACCGCGGGGAAAACAAGCCACAGTTCCACAACTTTGCTACATAGTGGATAACTTCGGATTTGGTATGTATTTGTGAAGAACAATTTTTTTGATAAAAGTTAAGTAGCTTACTGTTTAGATGGCATTTTACGTTTTGTTTTGCCTGTCAGTTGTTTGTTTGCACCAAAACGCTGCAAGCTAAAGTAACGTTAGTTAACTAACAAGCCAATAATCATTTCAACCACAACAGTAACAGCTTAGCTAAAATTAGTTTATATTAGCAACTTTTTAGTGAAAAGTTGCTGGCAAGTTTTATCACACAAAGGACATTCCCACAAACGTTTCGTTAGCTTTGTCTGCCACAGTGTAGTTAGTGTATTTGTGTCAGATTCATCCCGCCAATAATTATTCACTCAGCCACTGAACTAGCCAGCTGGCAAACAAAGACTGCTCTGTCTTAACATAATACAGTATTTATTTTCAAGATATTAACCTTTTAATGTTTAAATATTGCCATTACGTTTACATTGCAATGATCTATTATTGTAGCTAGATATGCTAGCTAACTGATTTATGCATGGTtaatttagctaactagctactgtagctacctgttgaTTCTCCAATGCgggtcactagctagctaacgttaatacTTCTACTTATTCTTCCAGTGAAGTTAAAAACATGATGCCCAATACTACAAGGAAGAGGAAGCACTCTTCAATTGATTCTGACAGGTGAGTGACAAGATGTGTATTAGTAAGTCATGTGTTAAATCAGTTACTAATCAATCATGCATATAACATTGAGTAGGGCCTAACATCCTTATTATTCTCCAACATTTTTAGTAACTCAGCCAAAAGGCCTGTTACAGATGGAAGTCACAAAAGAAAGTCACCTCGGTTGCCCCAGTCTCCACTAAAGATGTCAGTCAAACACCAGGAGAAAGAGAACTGCCCATCTCCGCAGAGATCCCCAGCGCCATCTCCCCTAAAGATTGCTCTGAAGAGAGGCTCTCCATTCGAGCCTGCTGTGGTAACAGCGTCCTTCTATGGTAAACGCAAACCTTTGTATCTGACACCCCTGGAGAGGAAGATGCTGAATGAGACCAAATCACCTCCAAGGCTGACCACTGTGGATCCTTATGGAATGCCAACCGCTGCTGAAAAGAAGAGGAAGAAAATTAAAAGTACCAAGGCCAAAAAGGTGGCCACTGTACACGGAATGAAGACTGGCATAAAGGGAAACACCAACTCCAAATCAAGCCTGATCAATTCCTCAAAGCCTAAAGCACCCACCAGCACAGAGCAAGTGGAGCTGAAAAAAGGCATCACCTTGACCTTCGGCGGTTTAAAGCCTAAGCCTAAAATCTTCATTGGGGCTGCCTTTTTCATCACAGGAAAAAAAAACACCTCAATGTACAAAAAGTCTGCCCCGAAATCTACCAAGCCAGCTTTGAGTTTTGAGAAAACAAAGGCCATGGTTCCTGCGTCAGAGGGAAAGCAAGAAAAAGTGCAAAAAGCCCCCTCTCCACAGCGATGTGCTGTTGTAGTGAACAAACTGCAGGAAGAGCCAGATTCTCCACCCTGTGTCCAGGATGTGCCAAAGAGTCCAGAGTCACCCGAGGCCCTGTCACCCAGAGCTATAGCAGAGAAATACGGCATGACCAAGGAAGTCAGGATTGTGTTAAACAGATCTCCGTCTCCCACACGTCCAGCATCCCCAGAAATAAACACTCAGGTGAGCTGTATATCACTGTGGAATAGTGTTTAGCCTAAATCTCACTGTCTGTAAGCATCGTGTATCCATACTACATTTAGGATATTGTTCTTTCTCTGTTCGTAGGAGGACTTTATCACAGATGCAGGCTCTGATGCAGTGTTTGATCTCGGTGATATTAGCCCATTAAAAGGCATCAGCAGTCCAGTCAAAGGTTGGTTGTTTATCGTTGGTCAATTAACATTAATGTTTTTACTTAAAATGTCTTCATTTTCATTAATGGTTTCTCTCTCCCCTTTATAGAATCCTCAGCGGATACTGTAGAATCCTCAGCTGTGTATCCGATCTTTGGATCTGCATCAAAGAGGTAGGCAAAAAcagttccatttattttttagctAGAATGGTTCACTGCCCTCCAGGGATGGTATTATTTTCAGTCTTGCACATGGACAAATAGTAGTAACTCCACACACTGTATACAGGTGTGTATCTATGTGTATATGCATTTATCACTTCATGTCTCCGGTCTGCCTTTAGGCCCCAGAGGAAGGCAGATCTGGCCTCTCCAGTGAACTGCAGCACCCCCTCTGCCCTTGGTCACCCCCTTCCCTCTGCTGCCAAGGAGAGGAGTGCCAGGAAGAAGAGGGAGACTAACAAACAGGCTGAGGCTGATGATCAACTCATCATTGTAAGTAAATCCTCTGATGGAAACGTTGATGCTGAATGGAAACGTTGATGATGACCGTTGGCGATCTCTCTCACCCTGTCATCTGTGAGCTTTGCTAATGCTCTTAGCTCTGTTCTGTGTTTACCTCAGGATGCTGGCCAGAAGCAGTTTGGTGCCACCGTGTGTGGGTCCTGTGGCATGATCTACAGCGCAGACAGCCTGGAAGACAACTTCCAGCACACACAGTTCCACCAGCGCTTTCTGGACAGCATTAAGTTTGTGGTACGTACGCCCAGGCGTTTCCTCCCCCTCACCGATGTGTACAAGTTGCTCTAATTATGTTGCTTTTAGAGTGGCTCATTATTTTTTCCACAAAGCTTTGCCAAAACCGCTGACGTGGTTTAGCGAAAAAAGTGTGACTGACCACTCTCCCTCTTGATTTCCGACGGTTGCTTAATCAATGTTTTCTTCTCATCCCCAGGGCTGGAAGAAAGAGCGGGTGGTAGCAGAGTTCTGGGATGGAAAAATCATTCTGGTTCTACCTGATGATCCAAAATACGCTGTCAAAAAGGTTTATATCAATCATATCAGTgcctgcgtctgaaatggcaccctattcccttcatagtgcactacttttcatctAGGCCCATAGGGTGTGTGTTTATGCATTTGGTGTGAATGGAATTGTGAACGCACTTGCTCATGCTTAATTATGATGTTTTATCAGGCAGAAGATGTGAGGCGACTTGCTGACAACGAGTTGGGCTTCCAACAAGTGTCCCTCAGCTGCCCCAGCCAGGCTAAAACCTACCTGTATGTGAACAGTGATAGGATGGTGGTTGGCTGCCTCATTGCCGAGCACATACGACAGGTAACTACTCTCTTCTCCTGTGCTGCTAAACTTTCGCGCTCTGCTCCGATGTGTCACGCTCCAAACAAATGGTGAGTTTTTCAGGAATGGATCAGGAGTCTTTTACCCCAATATGCTGATGTAAAGGCCTGTGATAATGTTAATTTATGGTGGCGTGCACGCGAAAGATGAAGTCTGGTTGATCAagaaatgaaaaatatatatgcTCAGAGTCAAATATGAAACTTTGATGAATCAGACGTGAGCTTTTGCGCATGGTCATTTCTGTGGCCTGTGAAGGGATGGTCATCGGCTGCCTCATTGCAGAGCGTGTACGACAGGGAACTACCACTGGTCTCCTTCTTGAGGGGTAAAAAGGTCAGATCTTTGTAAACACTGAGTGAATATTCTCACTATCAAACTAGGTGTAGTTGGTGAGTGAATTGCTATCTTACAGGGGTATTTAGCAGAGTGACTGATGAGTGATTGGTCTATCCTGTCCTTTGTTTCCAGGGCTTCAGAGTACTGGAGCAGCCAGAGCAGACAAAGGACATGACCAGGGGGGACTTCATGGAGCACCACAGGGCCTGGTGCTGCTCTACCACCCCAGAGAAGGCAATCTGTGGGGTCAGCCGCATCTGGGTGTTCAGCCTGGCCCGGAGGAAGGGCATTGCCACACGCATGCTCGACACAGTCAGGTTAGGGAATTATTACAGGTTAGGTAGTGCAAACATACTTTTGATTTGTTAAACCGAGACGTGAGGAGAACAATGAAAATCAGCAAAATGGGTATACTGGTTTGAGGGCTAATTTCAGTGATATATAGCTAAATGGAAGATGTCAGGTTCCTGATCAGCAAAAGTAATATCTTTGAATATATGgccattttttttaaatctgaatGTATTTCTGTCCTTTTCAGAAACTCCTTCATGTATGGGGGTCACCTGACCAAGGAGGAAATAGCCTTCTCCGACCCTACCCCAGACGGCAAACTGTTCGCCACAAAGTACTGCGAGAAGCCTGCGTTtatggtctacaatttcattggTTAACTTAAAGGACAAGTTTGGACACAATTTTGTGTTTTTATGCTGTGAGAAGATTATTTTTGATCAATGTTTGCCCCTTTTTGAGAAGTTTAATTTAAATCAGAGAGATAAAGGTACTCTTGAAGGTTTGTTGAACATGCAAGTTATGGCTGTTGCAGTCAAATTCCATTAGTGTTGAACTCAGAAGTATATGTTCTCTTCTACAGCTTGTATATAGTTTGAATAAAAATTTTACTCATCACACTTCAGAAGCCCAACTTCTTGACAAAATACATCATGCTCCATCTACACTGAATTATGGAATCTTCTAGTGAAATGGGTATATTGTGGGGAGAGTAGTTTGTCAGCGATACAACCAACAGTTAGATGTGTGCCACTGTTTAATAGCATGATCTACATTCATGATGCATTGGGAAATATCCCAAAATTACAGCCTGAATTGTCCAGCATAGAATTAATCTATTTTGACATCACACATTCCGTTTCAGATTGTGCAGTATAAACAATGTATACCCACATCAATACACAGGACATGACTAAAATGCTCAAGTATTAATCAATTCTAGTTTAAACAACCGGAGGAAAAAGCTGCTCCTTTGAATTATTTGTTTCATAGCAGTATACTGAAATACACATCATTTTAATTACAACATTTCACCTGACAAAGGGGTACAGGCCTAGAGAAGAGTACAGGACAGAATAATACAAGGATATTACATAAGTCAAgacagaaaggaaaggaaaggtttctggacacaggtccagtcAACATTACAGTATGGCTTGAGATGAAACTGGTCAGTCTATGACAATGACCTCACTATTTTTGTCCGCCTGCATGTTGGACTCCAGAACCTGAACTATTTGGGCAGCAGAGGGGCGTTTCTGTGGGTTCTCCTCCGTGCAGAGCCAGAAGAGCTCCACCATTCTCTGGTAGGCTTCCCCAAGACTGTCAGAGTCCAGCGCCGGTCGGGTGCCCAACTTCTCATAGTAGGCATCCTCATCAAAGTCGTCCTCATCCATTGAATCATCTGAGAATTATACAATGATTTAAAAACTATTACTGAGCAAGTTATCTTGTATGGGACAGAAGTCTTACATAAATCCAAAACAAGGGAAATTGCCTTTTAAAAAGAGTTCTAGACTCTCATACAGAACTCTCCTTACCCTCCTCCTCGCTGTCCAGCATCTCCAGGT
This window of the Coregonus clupeaformis isolate EN_2021a chromosome 33, ASM2061545v1, whole genome shotgun sequence genome carries:
- the ccdc25 gene encoding coiled-coil domain-containing protein 25, whose product is MVFYFTSAVVTPPYSIYMGKDKYENEDLIKYGWPEDIWFHVDKLSSAHVYLRMPKGLTMEDIPKEVLIDCAQLVKNNSIQGCKMNNINVVYTPWANLKKTGDMDVGQIGFHRHKEVKIVAVEKKVNEIVNRVEKTKEERYPDLAAEKESRDREERNEKKAQIQDLKKKEKDDIKKKRELEELKSYSSLMTSDNMTTNEDGNDSDDFM
- the LOC121548924 gene encoding N-acetyltransferase ESCO2, which produces MMPNTTRKRKHSSIDSDSNSAKRPVTDGSHKRKSPRLPQSPLKMSVKHQEKENCPSPQRSPAPSPLKIALKRGSPFEPAVVTASFYGKRKPLYLTPLERKMLNETKSPPRLTTVDPYGMPTAAEKKRKKIKSTKAKKVATVHGMKTGIKGNTNSKSSLINSSKPKAPTSTEQVELKKGITLTFGGLKPKPKIFIGAAFFITGKKNTSMYKKSAPKSTKPALSFEKTKAMVPASEGKQEKVQKAPSPQRCAVVVNKLQEEPDSPPCVQDVPKSPESPEALSPRAIAEKYGMTKEVRIVLNRSPSPTRPASPEINTQEDFITDAGSDAVFDLGDISPLKGISSPVKESSADTVESSAVYPIFGSASKRPQRKADLASPVNCSTPSALGHPLPSAAKERSARKKRETNKQAEADDQLIIDAGQKQFGATVCGSCGMIYSADSLEDNFQHTQFHQRFLDSIKFVGWKKERVVAEFWDGKIILVLPDDPKYAVKKAEDVRRLADNELGFQQVSLSCPSQAKTYLYVNSDRMVVGCLIAEHIRQGFRVLEQPEQTKDMTRGDFMEHHRAWCCSTTPEKAICGVSRIWVFSLARRKGIATRMLDTVRNSFMYGGHLTKEEIAFSDPTPDGKLFATKYCEKPAFMVYNFIG